The Acidobacteriota bacterium genome has a segment encoding these proteins:
- a CDS encoding MotA/TolQ/ExbB proton channel family protein — protein sequence MFELFQKGGLVMYPLLACSIAALAIVIERFVNLRASKALRPSVADTVDGLVESGVYEKAKSLCERSPSPYTNIVGAVLENPTLPREELKEIVLEASRHELPVLTRYLPTLSTLASVSPLLGLLGTVLGMREIFDVIAHMGTGTASALGAGISKALITTVSGLSIAIPALIFHNYFQNHAEALITEIEKRTLRLVRAISERGAAGPADLRED from the coding sequence ATGTTTGAGCTTTTCCAAAAAGGCGGCCTCGTGATGTACCCGCTTCTTGCGTGCTCCATCGCGGCGCTCGCCATCGTGATCGAGCGCTTTGTGAACCTGCGCGCCTCGAAGGCGCTCAGGCCCTCGGTGGCCGACACGGTGGACGGCCTCGTCGAAAGCGGCGTCTACGAGAAGGCCAAGAGCCTTTGCGAGCGCAGTCCCTCGCCCTACACGAACATCGTGGGCGCCGTGCTTGAAAACCCCACCCTCCCCCGCGAGGAGCTCAAGGAAATCGTGCTCGAAGCGAGCCGGCACGAGCTGCCCGTGCTCACGCGCTACCTGCCGACCCTCTCGACGCTCGCGAGCGTCAGCCCGCTTCTGGGGCTTCTCGGCACGGTGCTGGGCATGAGGGAAATATTCGACGTGATCGCCCACATGGGCACGGGCACGGCCTCGGCCCTCGGCGCGGGCATCTCCAAAGCGCTCATCACGACGGTGTCGGGCCTCTCGATAGCCATACCGGCGCTAATTTTCCACAACTATTTCCAAAACCACGCCGAGGCCCTGATCACGGAAATCGAGAAGCGGACGCTCCGCCTCGTGCGCGCCATTTCGGAGCGCGGCGCGGCCGGGCCCGCCGACCTCCGGGAGGATTGA
- a CDS encoding TonB C-terminal domain-containing protein has translation MNRQFTLRDALLVAVLLHALLFVLDWWTEGQLAGIFAKAPEKLAEQREPMEFRFVDVPAEEEQKPEPSESRFFSDRELRARSPEPRPERRQEEQPRVTGLSPYEYTLPSRPLFPRRTVPPAPPEPPKEEPSPMEPEDGERRTASRQPALRERIDTFLENLVAEGYRNPDGSVSALGHPTFDTVDFDFGPYARRLYWKVRSNWHPSPTMAYLGKTWEAVIEFDILEDGTVENLRVIRESGIPSYDRESLYAILASYPLEPLPDGYPYDQVGVRWHFYYHVYY, from the coding sequence ATGAACCGCCAATTCACGCTCCGCGACGCTCTCCTGGTCGCCGTGCTTCTGCACGCGCTCTTGTTCGTCCTCGACTGGTGGACGGAGGGACAGTTGGCCGGCATTTTTGCGAAGGCTCCGGAAAAACTGGCCGAGCAGCGCGAGCCGATGGAGTTCCGCTTCGTGGACGTTCCCGCGGAAGAGGAGCAAAAGCCGGAGCCGTCGGAAAGCCGCTTCTTCTCGGACCGCGAGCTCCGCGCCAGAAGCCCCGAGCCGCGGCCCGAGCGCAGGCAAGAGGAGCAGCCGCGCGTGACGGGCCTCAGCCCCTACGAGTACACGCTTCCCTCGCGCCCGCTTTTTCCGCGGCGCACGGTGCCTCCGGCTCCGCCCGAGCCGCCGAAGGAGGAGCCCTCACCGATGGAGCCGGAAGACGGCGAGCGCCGCACGGCGAGCCGCCAGCCCGCACTCCGCGAGCGCATCGATACGTTCCTCGAGAATCTCGTGGCCGAGGGCTACCGCAACCCCGACGGCAGCGTCTCGGCGCTCGGACACCCTACGTTCGACACCGTGGACTTCGACTTCGGCCCCTACGCGCGGCGCCTCTACTGGAAGGTGCGCTCGAACTGGCATCCCTCGCCCACCATGGCTTACCTCGGAAAAACATGGGAGGCGGTCATCGAATTCGACATCCTGGAGGACGGAACCGTCGAGAACCTGCGCGTCATACGCGAATCGGGCATCCCCTCCTACGACCGCGAGTCGCTCTACGCCATCCTGGCTTCCTATCCGCTGGAGCCGCTCCCCGACGGCTACCCTTACGACCAGGTGGGCGTGCGCTGGCACTTCTACTATCACGTGTATTATTGA
- a CDS encoding biopolymer transporter ExbD gives MLFARPARHEPRVDITALIDVAFLLIIFLVVTTTFLRERGLDLELPKAKGDAGAREETITVEVTPEGVIYFRGERYESDALTAALETALETSATHNVVLKADKRTSHGAVVRAMDAIKEAGASGLTIAVEEEKRPGPS, from the coding sequence GTGCTCTTCGCCAGGCCCGCCCGGCACGAGCCGCGCGTGGACATCACGGCGCTCATCGACGTCGCGTTTCTTCTCATCATTTTTCTGGTGGTGACCACGACGTTTTTGCGCGAGCGCGGCCTCGACCTGGAGCTCCCGAAAGCCAAGGGCGACGCGGGCGCGCGCGAGGAGACGATTACGGTGGAGGTGACGCCCGAGGGCGTTATCTATTTCCGCGGCGAGCGTTACGAGAGCGACGCGCTGACTGCGGCGCTCGAGACCGCGCTGGAAACGTCCGCGACGCACAACGTCGTTCTAAAGGCCGACAAGCGCACGAGCCACGGCGCCGTCGTGCGCGCCATGGACGCCATCAAGGAGGCCGGCGCGTCGGGGCTGACCATCGCCGTGGAGGAAGAAAAACGGCCGGGGCCTTCCTGA